A region from the Pelagovum pacificum genome encodes:
- a CDS encoding NAD(P)-dependent oxidoreductase, which yields MRITFIGAGLMGTGMALNLAREHEVEVILHRNREPESRLRDGGVSIAAEARTSAATADAVFLCLPNADVVRAVVDDLSPALRPGTLVVDTTTSLPKATRDIAATLADRDVAFIDAPVTGIPVNAENGDLVSMVGATGEAFSKVKPLLGLTSKAVHHFGPPGAGHAAKLINNFITQGQAALTIEAMRRCEAVGIDRDQMVEVISNSGSRSGTFMMIMPSVVAGSYDGLQFSLANAIKDVRYVESMFESSGAPSDLSSELVRFFTAQLDGYAPETHIPALLKPKP from the coding sequence ATGCGGATCACCTTCATCGGCGCCGGTCTCATGGGGACCGGCATGGCGCTGAACCTCGCGCGTGAGCACGAGGTGGAGGTGATCCTGCACCGCAACCGGGAGCCGGAGAGCCGGCTCCGCGACGGCGGCGTCTCGATCGCGGCCGAGGCACGGACCTCCGCCGCGACCGCCGACGCCGTCTTTCTCTGTCTTCCGAACGCCGATGTTGTGCGGGCCGTGGTCGACGATCTCTCCCCTGCCCTGCGGCCCGGCACGCTGGTGGTGGACACAACGACCTCCCTGCCCAAGGCGACGCGGGACATCGCGGCCACCCTTGCGGACCGCGACGTCGCCTTCATCGACGCCCCGGTGACCGGCATTCCGGTCAATGCCGAGAACGGCGATCTTGTCTCGATGGTCGGGGCAACGGGGGAGGCCTTCTCAAAGGTCAAGCCATTGCTCGGGCTCACATCGAAGGCCGTGCATCACTTCGGTCCGCCCGGTGCGGGCCACGCTGCGAAGCTTATCAACAACTTCATCACGCAGGGACAGGCGGCGCTCACGATCGAGGCGATGCGCCGCTGCGAGGCGGTCGGCATCGACCGCGACCAGATGGTCGAGGTGATCTCGAACAGCGGATCCCGGTCCGGCACGTTCATGATGATCATGCCGAGCGTCGTCGCGGGAAGCTACGACGGGCTGCAGTTCAGCCTCGCCAACGCGATCAAGGACGTCCGCTACGTCGAATCGATGTTTGAAAGCTCAGGCGCGCCGAGCGACCTGTCATCCGAACTGGTGCGCTTCTTCACCGCGCAGCTCGATGGCTACGCGCCGGAGACGCATATCCCGGCGCTTCTGAAGCCGAAACCTTAA
- a CDS encoding ectoine synthase — MIVRDFNEIIKNERDRVVNDAQWSSVRMLLADDGMGFSFHITFLEPGSEHTFHYKNHYESVYCMQGKGSITDLATGETHEIKPGVMYALNEHDKHTLRAEEELVMACCFNPPVTGKEVHREDGSYALEDS, encoded by the coding sequence ATGATCGTCCGAGACTTCAACGAGATCATCAAGAACGAACGCGACCGCGTGGTGAACGACGCCCAGTGGTCCTCCGTGCGGATGCTGCTGGCTGATGACGGGATGGGCTTCTCGTTCCACATCACGTTCCTCGAGCCCGGTTCGGAACATACGTTCCACTACAAGAACCATTACGAGAGCGTCTATTGCATGCAGGGCAAGGGCTCGATCACGGACCTTGCCACCGGTGAGACCCACGAGATCAAGCCGGGCGTCATGTATGCGCTGAACGAGCACGACAAGCACACGCTGCGTGCGGAAGAAGAGCTGGTCATGGCCTGCTGCTTCAACCCGCCGGTCACCGGCAAGGAAGTTCACCGCGAAGACGGCTCCTACGCCCTCGAAGACAGCTAA
- the ectB gene encoding diaminobutyrate--2-oxoglutarate transaminase, whose translation MTTHSSDKAIFTRRESEARSYSRGFDTVFTKASGTEMTDAEGRTYIDFLAGCSSLNYGHNDPDMKAALIDHISRDGVAMGLDLHTDAKGAFLGAFEENILKPRDMDHKVMFMGPTGANAVEAAMKLARKVTGRHNVIAFTNGFHGVTLGALAATGNGYHRGAAGVTPSGVSRLPYDGYMGEGVDTTDYIAKVLDDASSGVDAPAAIILETVQGEGGLNAANREWVEKVGKLAHEHGALLIIDDIQAGCGRTGSFFSFDGWDVQPDIVTMAKSASGFGLPMALMLIKPEHDIFGPAEHNGTFRGNTHAFVTAKVAIEKFWSDDTFKGEIAEKTEILEGELKKLAAMVPGAYLKGRGMMRGVDVGTGELASEICGKAFEKGLIVETSGPNDEVVKILAPLTTPVETFRKGLSILLESASEVTSNNSIAAE comes from the coding sequence ATGACGACACACTCGTCTGATAAGGCTATCTTTACCCGACGCGAATCCGAAGCACGCAGCTACAGCCGCGGCTTCGACACCGTATTCACCAAGGCCAGCGGCACCGAGATGACCGACGCGGAAGGTCGCACCTATATCGACTTTCTCGCCGGCTGTTCCTCGCTGAACTACGGCCACAACGACCCCGACATGAAAGCCGCGCTGATCGATCACATCAGCCGCGACGGCGTTGCGATGGGTCTCGACCTGCACACCGACGCGAAGGGCGCCTTCCTCGGTGCGTTCGAAGAGAACATCCTCAAGCCGCGCGACATGGACCACAAGGTCATGTTCATGGGTCCGACCGGCGCCAACGCCGTCGAGGCGGCGATGAAGCTGGCCCGCAAGGTCACCGGCCGTCATAACGTCATCGCCTTCACGAACGGCTTCCACGGCGTAACGCTCGGCGCGCTTGCCGCGACCGGCAACGGCTATCACCGTGGCGCCGCCGGCGTGACGCCGTCCGGCGTCTCCCGCCTGCCTTACGATGGCTACATGGGCGAAGGCGTCGACACGACGGACTATATCGCCAAGGTTCTCGATGACGCGTCCTCGGGCGTCGACGCGCCTGCCGCGATCATTCTCGAGACCGTCCAGGGCGAAGGCGGCCTGAACGCCGCGAACCGCGAATGGGTCGAGAAGGTCGGCAAACTGGCGCACGAACACGGCGCGCTGCTGATCATCGACGACATCCAGGCGGGCTGCGGCCGCACCGGCAGCTTCTTCAGCTTCGACGGCTGGGACGTGCAGCCCGACATCGTGACGATGGCCAAATCGGCCTCCGGCTTCGGCCTGCCGATGGCGCTGATGCTCATCAAGCCCGAGCACGACATCTTCGGCCCGGCCGAGCACAACGGCACGTTCCGCGGCAACACCCACGCCTTCGTCACCGCGAAGGTCGCGATCGAGAAGTTCTGGAGCGACGACACCTTCAAGGGTGAGATCGCCGAGAAGACCGAGATCCTCGAAGGTGAGCTGAAGAAGCTCGCGGCGATGGTTCCGGGCGCCTACCTCAAGGGCCGTGGCATGATGCGCGGCGTCGACGTCGGCACCGGCGAGCTTGCCTCGGAAATCTGCGGCAAGGCTTTCGAGAAGGGCCTGATCGTCGAGACCTCCGGTCCGAACGACGAAGTGGTCAAGATCCTCGCGCCGCTCACGACTCCGGTCGAGACGTTCCGCAAGGGCCTGTCGATCCTTCTCGAGTCCGCGTCCGAAGTGACGTCCAACAACAGCATTGCAGCGGAGTAA
- a CDS encoding MarR family winged helix-turn-helix transcriptional regulator, with amino-acid sequence MDRTDQSLIALRRILRATEQFGRDLATSAGLTAVQFRVLQIVAEKGSCTATTIAAQMHVSQATVTSLVDKLVRHGMVERERSSTDRRQINITATPAGRAVLSDAPDALQQRYVRKFESLEDWEQAQLVATLERVAAMLDAADLDAAPVLDARDMRTHT; translated from the coding sequence ATGGACAGGACTGACCAATCGCTGATCGCTCTGCGGCGCATCCTGCGCGCGACGGAGCAGTTCGGACGCGACCTCGCCACATCGGCGGGGCTTACGGCCGTGCAGTTCAGGGTTCTCCAGATCGTCGCGGAGAAGGGCAGTTGCACCGCAACCACCATCGCCGCGCAGATGCACGTGAGCCAGGCAACCGTCACGTCGCTCGTCGACAAGCTGGTGCGGCACGGGATGGTCGAGCGCGAACGGTCGAGCACCGACCGCCGGCAGATCAACATTACCGCGACGCCTGCGGGCCGTGCGGTTCTGTCGGACGCACCGGACGCGCTGCAACAGCGCTATGTCCGCAAGTTCGAGTCGCTGGAAGACTGGGAGCAGGCGCAGCTCGTCGCCACGCTGGAACGCGTCGCGGCGATGCTCGACGCGGCCGATCTGGACGCGGCCCCCGTGCTCGACGCCCGGGACATGCGCACGCACACTTAA
- a CDS encoding aspartate kinase → MSSKNHSVEKIGGTTMSKVHDLLDPMFIGDRAKADIYNRVFVVSAFGGITNLLLEHKKSGEQGVYALFINDDDDHGWLDALNTVSQEMRRIHADVLEHKADMQLADDFVRERIEGARSCLFDIQRICSYGHFRMSTQLMVIRELLSGLGEAHSAFVTSLLLQRRGVAARFVDLTGWRDEAEHTLEERIAAGLDDIDFSEELPIVTGYAQCSEGLMKEFDRGYSEVTFSRIAAHTQASEAVIHKEFHLSSADPKAVGAENVVKLGRTNYDVADQLSNMGMEAIHPSAAKTLRQAGVPLRVANAFEPEDPGTLIDDQPADAPGVEIVTGLNIFSIELYEQDMVGVKGYDARILEVLSKHNLWIVSKSSNANTITHFVSATRDKVRRVVEELEGLYPSATVTERALSLVSVIGRDLTGLRVLSRGLRALDEQDIDVIAAQQTSRRVDCQFVVEREKMDRAIKALHDMFFSAENSSERPDLKVA, encoded by the coding sequence ATGAGTTCCAAGAACCATTCCGTCGAAAAGATCGGTGGCACGACCATGAGCAAGGTTCACGACCTGCTCGACCCGATGTTCATCGGGGACCGTGCCAAGGCCGACATCTATAACCGCGTGTTCGTGGTCTCCGCCTTCGGTGGCATCACGAACCTCCTCCTCGAGCACAAGAAGTCGGGTGAACAAGGAGTCTATGCCCTTTTCATCAACGACGACGACGATCACGGCTGGCTCGACGCGCTCAACACCGTCAGCCAGGAGATGCGCCGCATCCATGCCGACGTGCTGGAGCACAAGGCCGACATGCAGCTCGCCGACGACTTCGTCCGCGAACGCATCGAGGGCGCGCGGTCCTGCCTGTTCGACATCCAGAGGATCTGCTCGTACGGGCACTTCCGGATGTCGACGCAACTGATGGTCATCCGCGAGCTCCTGTCGGGGCTGGGCGAGGCGCACTCCGCCTTCGTCACTTCGCTGCTGCTGCAGCGCCGCGGCGTCGCCGCGCGCTTCGTGGACCTGACCGGCTGGCGCGACGAGGCGGAGCATACGCTGGAAGAGCGTATCGCGGCCGGCCTCGACGACATCGACTTCTCCGAGGAGCTGCCGATCGTCACCGGTTACGCCCAGTGTTCCGAAGGTCTCATGAAGGAATTCGACCGCGGCTATTCCGAGGTCACCTTCTCCCGCATCGCGGCGCACACACAAGCGTCCGAAGCGGTGATCCACAAGGAGTTCCACCTGTCCTCCGCCGATCCCAAGGCGGTCGGCGCGGAGAACGTGGTGAAGCTCGGCCGGACGAATTACGACGTGGCGGACCAGCTGTCGAACATGGGGATGGAAGCGATCCACCCCTCTGCGGCGAAGACCCTGCGCCAGGCGGGTGTCCCGCTGCGCGTCGCCAACGCGTTCGAACCCGAAGATCCGGGCACGCTGATCGACGACCAGCCGGCCGACGCGCCGGGTGTCGAGATCGTCACCGGGCTGAACATCTTCTCGATCGAATTGTACGAACAGGACATGGTCGGGGTGAAGGGCTACGACGCCCGCATCCTCGAGGTGCTGAGCAAGCACAACCTCTGGATCGTGTCCAAGTCGTCGAACGCGAACACTATCACCCACTTTGTCTCCGCCACGCGAGACAAGGTGAGGCGGGTCGTGGAAGAGCTCGAGGGCCTCTACCCCTCGGCCACGGTGACCGAGCGAGCGCTCTCGCTCGTCTCGGTCATCGGCCGCGATCTTACGGGTCTGCGCGTGCTGTCACGCGGTCTCCGCGCTCTGGACGAGCAGGACATCGACGTGATTGCCGCGCAGCAGACCTCCCGTCGGGTCGACTGCCAGTTCGTGGTCGAACGCGAGAAGATGGATCGCGCCATCAAGGCGCTCCACGACATGTTCTTCTCCGCCGAAAACTCGTCGGAACGGCCTGACCTCAAGGTCGCCTGA
- a CDS encoding DUF1513 domain-containing protein — protein sequence MTTRRGFLAGLAAAASFPRPTWADAGSPAYLAAAQVPDGSYRLFGLTAAGERLFDLPLPDRGHAAAAHPTRPEAVAFARRPGTFALVIDCATGTEKARLESPEGRHFYGHGAFSSDGHTLFTPENDYEAGQGVIGVWDTRADYTRIDEFPSGGVGPHDARLMPDHETLVVANGGIDTHPDSGRTKLNIPLMEPNLTYVTLDGRILEQVELDRALHKNSIRHLAVSPDGQVAFAMQWQGDVADNPPLVGLHRRGEAARLLIAPDEAHRRMEGYAGSVALSGGVVAITSPRGGLAQRFDAETGAFLGQHASADVCGVSAAGTGFALTTGTGLVEGIDADRTAWQARHDCRWDNHLVAI from the coding sequence ATGACCACTCGGCGCGGATTTCTCGCCGGCCTCGCGGCCGCTGCCTCCTTTCCCCGGCCCACTTGGGCAGACGCGGGCAGCCCGGCCTACCTTGCCGCGGCGCAGGTGCCGGACGGCAGCTACCGCCTGTTCGGCCTGACGGCTGCGGGGGAGCGCCTGTTCGACCTGCCGCTGCCCGACCGGGGCCATGCCGCCGCTGCGCATCCGACCCGGCCGGAGGCAGTGGCCTTCGCTCGGCGTCCCGGCACCTTCGCGCTCGTGATCGACTGCGCCACAGGCACGGAAAAGGCGCGGCTCGAAAGCCCGGAGGGCCGGCACTTCTACGGCCACGGCGCCTTCTCTTCGGACGGTCACACGCTTTTCACGCCAGAGAACGACTACGAGGCGGGGCAGGGGGTGATCGGCGTGTGGGACACGCGCGCCGACTACACCCGCATTGATGAGTTCCCCTCGGGCGGGGTCGGCCCGCACGACGCGCGGCTGATGCCGGACCATGAGACGCTGGTCGTCGCCAACGGCGGCATCGACACCCATCCCGACAGCGGGCGCACCAAGCTGAACATTCCCCTGATGGAGCCGAACCTGACCTACGTGACGCTCGACGGTCGCATCTTGGAGCAGGTCGAACTGGACCGCGCGCTGCACAAGAATTCCATCCGCCACCTCGCCGTCTCACCGGACGGGCAGGTCGCCTTCGCGATGCAGTGGCAGGGCGATGTCGCCGACAATCCGCCGCTCGTCGGGTTGCACCGACGTGGCGAGGCGGCGCGGCTGCTGATCGCACCGGACGAGGCGCATCGCCGGATGGAAGGTTACGCCGGCAGCGTCGCGCTGTCGGGCGGCGTTGTCGCCATCACGTCGCCGCGCGGCGGACTGGCGCAGCGGTTCGATGCAGAGACGGGCGCATTTCTCGGCCAGCATGCGAGCGCGGATGTCTGCGGAGTCAGCGCCGCCGGGACCGGCTTCGCACTGACCACGGGCACTGGTCTGGTCGAAGGGATCGACGCCGACCGGACCGCATGGCAGGCGCGGCATGATTGCCGATGGGACAACCACCTCGTCGCGATCTGA
- the ectA gene encoding diaminobutyrate acetyltransferase gives MVDTLERARTTKKTAVLRTPTKDDGSAVWELVAECKPLDENSMYMNLVQCDHFSETCVIAEMDGDVVGWISGHIPPSEPETLFVWQVAVSEKARGQGLGTKMLRAIVERDVSKDVKQVKTTITRDNDPSWSLFRRFARRFGTELVDEPHFIKSEHFNGQHDTEHMVTIDLGRGAGQGQAAA, from the coding sequence ATGGTTGATACGTTGGAACGTGCCCGCACCACTAAGAAGACGGCTGTCCTGAGGACGCCGACCAAAGACGACGGTTCTGCCGTCTGGGAACTTGTCGCGGAATGTAAGCCGCTCGACGAGAACTCGATGTACATGAACCTCGTTCAATGTGACCACTTCAGCGAAACCTGCGTCATCGCCGAGATGGATGGCGACGTTGTTGGCTGGATTTCCGGACACATCCCGCCGAGCGAGCCGGAGACGCTCTTCGTCTGGCAGGTCGCCGTGTCCGAGAAGGCACGTGGTCAGGGCCTAGGCACCAAGATGCTGCGCGCAATCGTGGAGCGTGACGTCTCCAAGGACGTGAAACAGGTCAAGACGACCATCACGCGCGACAATGACCCCTCCTGGTCGCTCTTCCGGCGCTTTGCCCGCCGGTTCGGCACCGAACTCGTTGACGAGCCCCACTTCATCAAGTCGGAGCACTTCAACGGTCAGCACGATACAGAACACATGGTGACGATCGACCTCGGCCGCGGCGCCGGGCAGGGTCAGGCGGCAGCCTGA
- a CDS encoding imelysin family protein, whose amino-acid sequence MIRSLALILFATPLAAEVPLQRIVEDHILPGYEALATESATLADVAEEHCAPDDAVLREAYNDAFDAWIAVSHLRFGPSEVGDRAFSLAFWPDSRGATPSALNGLIADADPVVETEEGFADVSVAARGFYAMEFLLYDETLSTAGDPDYHCALVQAVARDIASVSATIRQDWTDGYGTLIATAGENDTYRSTEEAAQELFKAVNFGLEFTSDTRLGRPMGTFDRPRPARAEAWRSGRSLRHVRISLDANRELALMLAADAPETQANLDVALTRAIERADALDDPIFAGVEDPQGRFAIEALQTDIQTARRVVSTELGPVLGVAAGFNSLDGD is encoded by the coding sequence ATGATCCGTTCCCTCGCCCTGATCCTGTTCGCCACGCCCCTCGCCGCGGAAGTGCCGCTGCAACGTATCGTGGAGGACCATATTCTGCCCGGCTACGAGGCGCTCGCGACAGAGAGCGCTACGCTCGCCGACGTGGCAGAGGAGCATTGCGCCCCCGACGATGCCGTGCTGCGGGAGGCCTACAACGACGCCTTCGATGCCTGGATCGCCGTAAGCCACTTGCGCTTCGGTCCGTCCGAAGTCGGCGATCGGGCCTTCTCGCTCGCCTTCTGGCCCGACAGCCGGGGCGCGACCCCCTCCGCGCTGAACGGGCTGATTGCCGATGCCGATCCGGTGGTGGAGACGGAGGAGGGGTTCGCCGACGTTTCCGTCGCGGCGCGGGGCTTCTACGCGATGGAATTCCTGCTTTATGACGAAACGCTCTCGACCGCGGGCGACCCCGACTATCACTGCGCACTGGTCCAGGCCGTGGCGCGCGACATCGCCTCGGTCAGTGCGACCATCCGGCAGGACTGGACCGACGGCTACGGCACATTGATCGCGACGGCTGGAGAGAACGACACATACCGTTCCACCGAGGAAGCGGCGCAGGAGCTGTTCAAGGCGGTCAACTTCGGGCTGGAGTTCACGTCCGACACCCGGCTGGGCCGCCCGATGGGAACCTTCGACCGCCCCCGCCCGGCGCGGGCCGAGGCGTGGCGTTCGGGCCGGTCGCTACGACACGTCCGCATCTCGCTCGATGCAAATCGCGAACTTGCGCTGATGCTGGCAGCGGACGCGCCGGAAACGCAGGCGAACCTCGACGTCGCGCTGACCCGCGCGATCGAGAGGGCCGATGCGCTCGACGATCCGATCTTCGCCGGTGTCGAGGACCCGCAGGGCCGCTTCGCCATCGAGGCGCTGCAGACCGATATCCAGACCGCGCGGCGAGTGGTGTCGACCGAACTCGGCCCGGTGCTCGGCGTGGCGGCCGGGTTCAATTCGCTGGACGGGGACTGA